The Kroppenstedtia pulmonis genome has a segment encoding these proteins:
- the polA gene encoding DNA polymerase I, producing the protein MSKLVLIDGNSIAFRAFYALPLLTNSSGTYTNAVYGFTMMLMKVLEEEKPDYILVAFDAGKTTFRHEHYDAYKGTRDKTPSEFSEQIPLIKEVLDTFGIRYYELPRYEADDIIGTLSRQADQENINSVIVTGDKDLLQLVSDSTQLLLTRKGVTETEKYDRQAIDDKYGLKPEQIIDLKGLMGDPSDNIPGIPGVGEKTALKLLHQFHSMEGVLENIDDLPGKKLKERVSQNREQARMSKDLATIMCEVPMDFTIRDLAYKPFTPDKVAPLFKQLEFKTLLGRVQDEATPPEEEREAVSYHILKEEDKKNWEYLFTQPILSLYVEMPESNYHRGEVLGVGLSDPQGQNLYIPYEIARDWKAFKEWLADGSRNKVAYDMKRTQLALKRWGMDSAGYIFDVLLASYVINPSETGHELSDIVLRKLGGGLPDDDTVYGKGAKRKQLEGEKLAEHLAGKTRSLIRLHPILEQELKEAELDSLFFDLELPVAQVLAKMEWVGVKVDQDRLESLGEELRDQLDRLTQKIYDLAGTEFNINSPKQLGEILFDKLGLPVLKKTKTGYSTSADVLEKLAPQHEVVEEILHYRQVGKLVSTYVDGLLKEIYQENGKIHTRFNQTITATGRLSSADPNLQNIPVRLEEGRRLRQVFVPSQAGWKILSADYSQIELRVLAHLSQDENLVQAFQSDEDIHTQTAMDVFHVDKEEVTSLMRRQAKAVNFGIVYGISDYGLSQNLNIPRKEAGEFIQRYFDSYPGVKNYMDNMVARAKRDGYVTTMLHRRRYLPDINSRNYNRRSFAERTAMNTPIQGTAADIIKKAMVQMDEALQQEGLKARLLLQVHDELIFEVPEEEVKKLSQVVIQVMENPVKLDVPLRVEVQFGNTWYEAK; encoded by the coding sequence ACACGAGCATTATGATGCTTACAAGGGGACACGGGACAAAACTCCAAGTGAATTTTCGGAACAGATTCCCTTGATCAAAGAAGTGTTGGACACTTTTGGAATTCGGTATTACGAGTTGCCGAGGTATGAGGCGGATGACATCATCGGAACATTGTCCCGGCAGGCAGATCAAGAGAACATAAACAGCGTCATTGTAACAGGGGACAAGGATTTATTGCAGTTGGTATCGGATTCCACCCAGTTGCTGTTGACCCGTAAAGGAGTGACAGAGACTGAAAAGTATGATCGACAGGCGATTGACGACAAGTATGGACTGAAACCGGAGCAAATTATTGATCTCAAAGGCTTGATGGGAGATCCTTCGGACAATATTCCGGGTATCCCCGGAGTGGGAGAGAAAACAGCTTTAAAGCTGTTGCACCAGTTTCATTCCATGGAAGGTGTGTTGGAAAATATTGATGATTTACCCGGTAAAAAACTGAAAGAACGTGTGTCACAAAACCGGGAACAAGCACGAATGAGTAAGGATTTGGCTACCATCATGTGTGAGGTGCCCATGGATTTCACGATACGGGATCTGGCATACAAACCCTTTACTCCCGACAAGGTGGCTCCTTTGTTCAAACAATTGGAGTTTAAAACGTTATTGGGACGGGTTCAGGATGAAGCGACGCCTCCTGAGGAGGAAAGAGAAGCGGTCTCTTATCACATTTTGAAAGAAGAGGATAAAAAGAATTGGGAATACCTGTTTACTCAGCCGATCCTTTCCCTGTATGTGGAAATGCCAGAATCCAACTACCATCGGGGAGAGGTACTGGGGGTAGGCCTGTCCGATCCACAGGGACAGAATTTGTATATTCCTTATGAAATTGCCCGGGACTGGAAGGCTTTTAAAGAATGGCTGGCAGATGGCTCCCGAAATAAAGTGGCTTATGATATGAAAAGAACCCAGCTCGCTCTCAAACGCTGGGGGATGGACTCCGCAGGTTATATCTTTGATGTATTGCTGGCTTCATATGTGATCAATCCCTCAGAAACGGGGCACGAGTTAAGCGATATTGTTTTGAGGAAACTGGGGGGCGGGTTGCCTGATGATGATACAGTGTACGGTAAAGGAGCCAAAAGGAAACAACTTGAGGGAGAGAAACTGGCGGAGCATCTTGCCGGAAAAACCCGTTCTTTGATCCGGTTGCATCCTATTTTGGAACAAGAGCTGAAAGAAGCGGAATTGGATTCTCTTTTCTTCGACTTGGAACTTCCTGTCGCTCAGGTGCTGGCAAAGATGGAATGGGTCGGTGTCAAAGTGGATCAAGATCGACTTGAAAGTCTGGGAGAAGAACTGCGGGATCAGCTGGATCGATTGACACAAAAAATTTACGACCTGGCAGGGACAGAATTTAACATCAATTCTCCCAAACAGCTGGGGGAGATCTTATTTGACAAACTGGGTTTGCCGGTGCTGAAAAAAACCAAAACAGGGTATTCCACCAGTGCGGATGTTTTGGAAAAGCTGGCTCCGCAACATGAGGTCGTGGAAGAGATTCTTCATTACCGTCAAGTAGGCAAGCTGGTTTCAACTTATGTAGATGGGCTGTTAAAGGAGATTTACCAGGAGAACGGAAAAATCCATACCCGGTTTAACCAGACGATTACGGCTACGGGCCGTCTTTCCAGTGCTGATCCTAATTTGCAAAACATCCCGGTTCGGTTGGAGGAAGGGCGCAGATTGCGTCAGGTTTTTGTTCCGTCACAGGCGGGATGGAAAATTTTATCAGCCGATTATTCTCAGATTGAGTTGCGGGTACTGGCACACCTGTCCCAGGATGAGAACCTGGTCCAGGCTTTCCAAAGTGATGAGGACATTCATACCCAAACAGCCATGGATGTCTTTCATGTGGACAAGGAGGAAGTAACTTCTCTGATGCGCCGTCAAGCCAAGGCGGTTAATTTTGGGATTGTGTATGGGATCAGTGATTACGGCCTGTCGCAAAACCTGAACATCCCCCGAAAGGAAGCGGGTGAATTTATTCAGCGATACTTTGACAGCTATCCCGGAGTAAAAAATTACATGGATAACATGGTGGCAAGAGCGAAACGGGATGGTTATGTCACCACCATGTTGCATCGTCGTCGCTATTTACCTGATATCAATTCCCGAAATTACAACCGGCGCAGTTTTGCTGAACGAACTGCTATGAATACTCCGATTCAAGGGACAGCGGCGGATATTATCAAAAAAGCAATGGTGCAAATGGACGAGGCCTTGCAGCAGGAAGGACTAAAAGCCCGTCTTCTCCTTCAGGTACATGATGAATTGATTTTTGAAGTCCCTGAAGAGGAAGTGAAGAAATTGTCCCAGGTGGTAATCCAAGTAATGGAAAATCCCGTGAAACTGGATGTTCCCTTACGGGTGGAAGTTCAATTCGGAAATACTTGGTACGAGGCGAAATAA
- the mutM gene encoding DNA-formamidopyrimidine glycosylase has product MPELPEVETVRQTLKKLILGKTVAKVTVSLPRIIKEPPNPELFGEMLKGKTVTDIRRRGKLLRIDLDPWTLVSHLRMEGRYSVHDSDEPVAKHTHVIFRFTDKTELRYQDVRQFGTMHLFPKGEEELHPPLNKLGPEPLSDDFTLEVFQERLSKRKTRLKALLLNQEFLSGLGNIYVDEALFTAGLHPERTAPSLSQEEVKRLFDSIRSTLKKAVEAGGSSVRSYVNGAGEMGMFQLQIQVYGRKGEPCHRCGNAIRRMVVAGRGTHICVQCQH; this is encoded by the coding sequence GTGCCTGAGTTACCCGAGGTAGAAACAGTCAGACAAACATTGAAGAAGTTGATTCTGGGAAAAACGGTTGCAAAAGTAACCGTTTCCCTCCCACGAATTATTAAGGAACCGCCTAATCCGGAGTTGTTTGGGGAGATGTTAAAAGGGAAGACCGTGACAGACATTCGTCGACGAGGAAAGCTGTTGCGGATTGACTTGGATCCATGGACTTTGGTGTCTCACTTACGGATGGAAGGGCGGTACAGTGTCCATGACTCTGATGAACCGGTTGCCAAGCATACCCATGTGATTTTTCGGTTTACGGATAAAACGGAGCTCCGATATCAGGATGTTCGCCAGTTTGGGACGATGCATCTATTTCCCAAGGGAGAAGAGGAGCTGCATCCTCCCCTGAATAAACTGGGGCCGGAACCTTTATCCGATGACTTTACGCTGGAGGTATTTCAAGAACGATTATCCAAACGAAAAACCAGGTTGAAAGCCCTGCTTCTCAACCAGGAATTTTTAAGTGGACTGGGTAATATTTATGTCGATGAAGCTCTTTTCACTGCCGGTTTACATCCCGAACGGACCGCCCCGAGTCTGTCACAGGAAGAAGTGAAGCGCTTGTTTGACAGCATACGTTCCACTTTGAAGAAGGCGGTGGAAGCAGGGGGTTCCTCGGTTCGCTCCTATGTAAACGGTGCCGGGGAGATGGGGATGTTTCAATTGCAGATCCAGGTGTACGGGAGAAAAGGAGAACCCTGTCATCGCTGTGGCAATGCGATACGGCGAATGGTGGTTGCCGGAAGAGGCACTCATATTTGCGTTCAATGTCAACACTGA
- the coaE gene encoding dephospho-CoA kinase (Dephospho-CoA kinase (CoaE) performs the final step in coenzyme A biosynthesis.), with the protein MAVGLTGGIATGKSTVSEMLRRRGARLIDADQIARAVVEPGQKGNEQVRRRFGERVFHPDGSLNRKALGEIVFRDKSARQDLNRILHPLIMKRMKEEKDHWEKIDPNQVVILDIPLLIEEDLTSLVDQVILVYVTESIQLKRLMNRDQINETEAKQKMAAQMPIEMKKTFADVVIDNSGSLTNTERQVDELWGKLISENGSNLP; encoded by the coding sequence GTGGCAGTAGGTTTAACAGGAGGAATCGCAACGGGAAAGAGCACCGTGTCTGAAATGCTGCGGCGCCGGGGTGCTCGGTTAATCGATGCTGATCAGATCGCAAGAGCAGTGGTGGAACCCGGTCAAAAAGGGAATGAACAGGTACGGAGACGGTTTGGGGAACGAGTGTTTCACCCGGATGGTTCCCTCAATCGAAAAGCTTTGGGGGAGATTGTATTCCGGGATAAATCCGCTCGTCAGGATCTGAACCGGATCCTTCATCCGCTGATTATGAAACGGATGAAAGAAGAAAAGGATCATTGGGAAAAAATTGATCCCAATCAAGTGGTGATACTGGACATACCCTTGTTGATCGAAGAGGATTTGACGTCTTTGGTTGATCAGGTTATCTTGGTATATGTAACAGAGTCGATACAGTTAAAGCGCTTAATGAACAGAGACCAAATCAATGAAACTGAGGCTAAACAAAAAATGGCGGCTCAAATGCCCATTGAAATGAAAAAAACATTTGCAGATGTTGTTATTGATAATTCCGGTTCGCTGACAAACACGGAAAGACAGGTTGATGAATTATGGGGAAAATTAATTTCCGAAAATGGATCCAACCTGCCGTAG
- a CDS encoding lytic transglycosylase domain-containing protein: MGKINFRKWIQPAVVALPSRKNMFVAFILFLVFILIAIPLFNKWMYPLKYEEQIIYSADATGADPFLVMAIIRVESKFDPHVESHAGAQGLMQLTPNTVNWVVDRGRFSPAFRDSVHDPAINIHMGSWYISGLMREFKGNKVAAIAAYNAGPGNVKKWMESGRWDGTKRNLRQVPYGETRHYVQRVLFFHEKYRNLYGHVTKERKSYTLPQ, encoded by the coding sequence ATGGGGAAAATTAATTTCCGAAAATGGATCCAACCTGCCGTAGTTGCATTGCCATCCAGGAAAAATATGTTTGTTGCCTTTATTCTGTTCCTGGTATTTATCCTGATCGCTATTCCTCTATTCAATAAATGGATGTATCCATTAAAATATGAGGAACAAATTATATACAGCGCTGATGCGACCGGAGCTGATCCATTCCTTGTGATGGCCATCATCCGGGTGGAAAGCAAATTTGATCCCCATGTGGAATCCCATGCCGGAGCCCAGGGATTGATGCAATTGACACCGAATACAGTGAACTGGGTGGTGGACAGGGGTCGCTTTTCTCCTGCATTTCGGGATTCGGTACATGATCCTGCCATCAACATTCATATGGGCAGCTGGTACATATCAGGATTAATGCGTGAATTTAAAGGGAACAAAGTCGCAGCAATCGCTGCATACAATGCTGGTCCTGGGAATGTCAAAAAATGGATGGAATCCGGTCGCTGGGACGGTACAAAGCGGAACCTCAGGCAGGTGCCATATGGTGAAACCCGTCATTATGTTCAGCGGGTCCTTTTCTTTCATGAAAAGTACCGAAACTTATACGGACATGTTACGAAAGAACGAAAATCATACACACTGCCCCAGTAG